The bacterium genome includes the window AGCATCCCCTATGAGGCGTTCAGTCTCACCACCGATGGCACGGTTCAGGAGGCCAACCGGCTGTTCACCAGCAATTGGGGCCATGGAGTGGGCCGGCTTTTACCCTTGGTTGTGGAGGACGCCGGCGTGTCCGGATTATACAAAAATCTGATCAAAAAGGTGCTGGAGAGCAAACAGCCCCACCATGACATCTTTAGCATCATGCGGCAGGAGGAGAAGGTTTATTATTCCACCATGATCAGTCCGATTTTAACTTCCGAGGGTGTGCTGATCGGCATGGTCGGCATGAACATCAACACCACAGCCCAGATGATCAATCTGGCGCGTCTACGCCGGCTGTCCATGCGCCTGGTGGAGGTGCAGGAGGACGAACGGACTCACATCGCGCGCGAGATCCACGATTCCCTGGGTCAGTACTTAACCGCGTTGCAGATGGAAATCGGTGCGTTGACCAGTGCATGCCCTGAAGCCAATGAAAGAGTGACCTCGCTGCTCAACAGCGCCAAGTCCACCATCAATGAGGCGGTGCGGATCGGACGCACTCTGGTGCAGACCTTGCGCACGCCGGTTCTGGATGATTTCGGCCTGGAGGCGGCGATCAAAGATTACGTTGAAGAATTCAAGAACAAGTGGAACATCCGTATCGCCTTTCAATCGAATAACGCGTCCAACCTGCTGTCCCGCGAGGTGGAAACGACGCTTTTTCGCGTGTTGCAGGAGGCATGCCTCAACGTGCTGAAACACGCGCAGACGGATTTTATCGAGGTCCGTCTCAAACGGATGAAGAACCGCGTTACTTTGTCGGTGCGCGATTACGGCGTTGGCTTTGAACCGGTTCGGCCCGGCCTGCGGGAGATGGGACACTTTGGATTGCTCGCCATGCAGGAGCGAGTCGAATTGATGAATGGACGGTTCCGCCTCATCAGCAATCCCCATTCCGGCACTCTGATCGTTATCCTGATTCCTTTGCAGGATAAGGAGACGGCATGAAAAAGACCAGGGTGATGTTGGTCGATGACCATACGTTGGTGCGCTCCGGATTGCATCAACTGCTGCTCACATTTGAACGCTACGAAGTGGTCGGCGAAGCGGGGGACGGCGCTCAGGCGATCGAGCTGGTTCGAGAGCTGCAACCGGATGTGGTGCTGTTGGACATCGCCATGCCCAGAATGCGCGGCCTGGAGGCCATCCGCGAAATTAAACAAGCTGCTCCGGACTGCAGGGTACTCATCCTGAGCATGTACGATCGCGAGCAATATGTGCGCGAGTCGATCAAGAACGGCGCAGATGGTTATCTGCTCAAAGGATCGGATACCGATGAATTGCGTATGGCGCTGATTCACGTGATGAACGGCAACCTTTACATCAGCCCGTCGGTATCGAAACCCCTTGTCGCTGAGTGGATTCACAGCGGCAAGGCGGATGAGCAGACCGGGGCGGAGGTCGAATTGACCGAGCGCGAAAAGAGCGTGATGAAACTGTTGGCAGAGGGTCATGCCAACAGAGAGGTGGCTGAGTTGTTGCACATCAGCGTCAAGACCGTGGAAACACATCGCAGCCGTATCCTGGAGAAAACCGGTGTCCGCAATCTCGCTGAACTGGTCAAATATGCCATTAAAAAGGGCATGGTGGACCTGTAAAAAAATGTTTTTTTGCTTGACTTTTTGGCCTGAATTGTTAGCTTATAGGTGTGCCGAAAGGCACTGTGTCGGGTGTGTGGGGTAGAGTGTGTGCGGAAGGGTTAACACCCAAAAAAGCGCTGGCCTTGCGTCAGCGCTTTTTTTTACCCCCGGTTATGGCTGCATGGGGTCCAGCCTTTGGCGGCGCCCGGCGACGCCAGCACACCGGATCATCAGAACGGTGGTACCATGAAGAAAACGACAACGCCCGGTGAGGAAATTCCCGTCGCCTTTAACAGCCAGGGGCAGCAGCTGGTGGGCATATGGCACACCGGCCGCAGCAAAAAGATCGTTCTCCTTTGTCACGGGTTTACCGGCAGCAAGGTGGAGAGCAAGCGCATATTTGTCGAAACCGGCCGGATTTTCAGTGCAGAGGGCATCGACGCGTTTCGCTTTGATTTTTTTGGCTCCGGCGACAGCGCCGGTGAATTCGCCGATTCGAGCATTTCCACCAATCTGGTGAATCTGCAGGATGCGGTCGCCTGGGCCCGGCAGCAGGGGTATGAAAAGATCGCCGTGCTGGGATTGAGCATGGGAGGCGCCACGGCGATCCTGTCCGCTGCCGCTCTGCCGGTCGACGCGCTGGTGACCTGGTCCGCCGTACCCGACCTGCGCCGGCTTTTTTCCAGCCTTATGCCCAACTGGCAGGACAAAGCCCACGTCACAGAAATAATCGAATATGAAGGATGGTTGATCCATCGGGGTTTTTGGGAGGATGCGCTGCGCTATGACATTCAGCAGGCGTTTTCCCACCTCACGCTGCCCAAGCTGGTGATTCAGGGTACGGCGGATTCTGAGGTTTTTATCGACGGCTTTCACTCTTTTCGCGATCGCGCGCTGCCGCCCTGTGATTTTATGGAGATCCCCGGAGCCGGCCACACCTATCAAACCCCGGGCCATCGGCGTCAGGTGATCAGACAATCCCTGATCTGGCTTAAACGACATCTTTAATTCCGGAATCAACCATGGCAAGAAAAAAATCCAGTGAAAAGATCATCGCACCGGTCAACCGGCATTCGCCGGAGAAGGCCTATGCGAATCAAGCTTTTTTAAACAGCCCGGACGGCCGGCCTATCCGCATTCTCGCCGAGTACCTGGAACCCGTGCAACGGTTGCGCAAACATCGCATCAAGGACACCGTGGTTTTTTTCGGCTCCGCCCGGGTGCTGTCGCAGGAGGAAGCCCAGACCCGTTACGAGATGATTCGCGCCAATATCGGCCGTCAGCCCTCCGCAGAGGAACGGCGACGCCTGCAGCAGGCGCGCCATAGCCTTCGAGTCTCCCGCTACTATGAAGAGGCGCGCAGCCTGGCTTATAAATTGACGCGCTGGTCCTCGTCCCTGGAAAACGACCGGCGGTTTGTGGTCTGTTCCGGCGGTGGTCCGGGCATCATGGAGGCGGCTAACCGCGGCGCCACGGAAGCGGGCGGCCCCAGCGTCGGCATGAACATCAGTCTGCCGATGGAGCAGTTCGCCAATCCGTACATCTCCCAAGACATGGTGTTCGAGTTTCACTATTTTTTCATGCGTAAAT containing:
- a CDS encoding alpha/beta hydrolase codes for the protein MKKTTTPGEEIPVAFNSQGQQLVGIWHTGRSKKIVLLCHGFTGSKVESKRIFVETGRIFSAEGIDAFRFDFFGSGDSAGEFADSSISTNLVNLQDAVAWARQQGYEKIAVLGLSMGGATAILSAAALPVDALVTWSAVPDLRRLFSSLMPNWQDKAHVTEIIEYEGWLIHRGFWEDALRYDIQQAFSHLTLPKLVIQGTADSEVFIDGFHSFRDRALPPCDFMEIPGAGHTYQTPGHRRQVIRQSLIWLKRHL
- a CDS encoding response regulator transcription factor, giving the protein MKKTRVMLVDDHTLVRSGLHQLLLTFERYEVVGEAGDGAQAIELVRELQPDVVLLDIAMPRMRGLEAIREIKQAAPDCRVLILSMYDREQYVRESIKNGADGYLLKGSDTDELRMALIHVMNGNLYISPSVSKPLVAEWIHSGKADEQTGAEVELTEREKSVMKLLAEGHANREVAELLHISVKTVETHRSRILEKTGVRNLAELVKYAIKKGMVDL
- a CDS encoding TIGR00730 family Rossman fold protein, with translation MARKKSSEKIIAPVNRHSPEKAYANQAFLNSPDGRPIRILAEYLEPVQRLRKHRIKDTVVFFGSARVLSQEEAQTRYEMIRANIGRQPSAEERRRLQQARHSLRVSRYYEEARSLAYKLTRWSSSLENDRRFVVCSGGGPGIMEAANRGATEAGGPSVGMNISLPMEQFANPYISQDMVFEFHYFFMRKFWFVYLAKGLVVFPGGFGTLDEFFELITLVQTKKVIKEMCIILYGSDYWHDLINFDKMVKYGMISESDLSLFHTVDDVDTAFKILKNHLKSRFSSGKQSQISLKG